A stretch of DNA from Endozoicomonas sp. 8E:
GTGATTGATTTTGTCTGATGTAGCCCCTATGGACTGATCAATTCCATGATAGTGGGCAACCGCCTGCAACCAGGCTTTGTGAACCACCTTTTTGACACTCTCCAGGGCTTTTTTTGTAGCCCGTTGAAAAGCCTCTTGTGAATGGGTGGGATCCGATCCAGAAGTCGATCTCTTGAGTAACTGATCCCTGATGTCTCGCTTCAGTTTGTGACAATACCCATCTAAGGGGTTTGGCAACTCCATGCCAATGTAAACCTGATTCTTGTTCTCTAAACAGCGGGTCTGCATGCCCTTATCCAGCGTCTGGCGCTCCAATTCTGCCAGATCCTCCGGGAAGACGGCGTTCCTTATGGGGTCATCAGAGTCTTTTAACATCTGCAACTCCCGGTAAAGCTGTTCCTTGAAGTGCTGATGAAAATCTTTGTTGAAGACCACCGTCTTCTTGAAATCCTGAAAGGTATTCAGCCCCTGGTTGGTTAATTCCTCACCTTGCTTACCTTCCCAGCTGCAGGCAGTGTATGACCTGCCATAGTTGTCCATGCCATCCCTCAGGAACTTGTTTCCGAGTCGGCTATTTTTCCCGCTGGCACAAATGATCATATCCACAGGTCGGTGCACAACCGCTTCCTCAAGGGTGTCATGCTTTGCCCCGGCCTGTTGGTCATAAGCAGGGTTATAACGTGCTCTGACCTTGTAGCCCTGCTCTCCCGACTCAACGCCTTCCAGCTCAAAAGCAGCCATTCTTTCCAGACTGGAAGGCTCGTCATCCTCATGGGTTTGATTATTCCTTTGCCGCAACTCGTTCAGTCGATCGTGCAAGGCTTCTTCCAGATGCTGAATCGCTATCTCGCCAAGACCATCGGAACGAACAATGCCCTTGCTTTCCTCACCTTCAGCAAAGAGCTCATAGTAGTGCTCACCCAGATAAAACTTCAGCATATCCATCCATTTGAGGTCCAGCCTGACCACCTGACCCTTGTCGTGTTCAGTACTTTTGTTATCAAAGACGGAAACATCGGCACCGACTTCAAATTGTGACAAGGCCAGAGCCAACCCGGTGGGACCCGCCCCTTCAATCGCTACCCGGGGGTGAGTTCTGGCATCATCATGCTGCTTAATCAACCAGTCGAGCTGTGCCAGATCAATCTCCTGCCCCCTCAAAGTGCCGATTTCCTGAATCTTTAACAGCTTGGTGAGAGTGTTCTGCTGACCTGGCCATTGTTCAGGCTGCGAGAGTATGCTCAGCTCCCATCGTCTGCCCGCTGTCAACTGGATATCCAGCAGTGCTCGTCGTGATTTTGCTATCAGCTGCCCCTCTTCTTTGGTCAGGTTTTCACCGGCTTTCAGGCGTTCTCTGATCTTATCTACATCTAACCTGGTAACTTCAGCACTCAGTCGATTCAATGTTTTTCTCACATTGGTTTTATCCGCAGATAACTGCCTATCCTGGAAGGAAAATTCCCTGCGACCATCGAATTGAACTTTCAGTTTCGGATGACGCTTCAGGTCTTGAATAAGACGGTAGTCTTTTTCCAGTACCAAATCTCTTGGGTCGCTGTGAAAGGGAAACTCTTTGCCTACAGCACTCAAAAATATTTGGTTCATCACTGTGCTGAGGGGTCCATCACGCTCCGGAATGCTGTAACTTCTAAATTCGTCACCCCAGATTGACAACAGATCGTCATACTCATCCTGCGACAGCCGTTCGGGCAACGAATGAAGAATTTCCCGAACCACATCTGTGACCAGACACTGAAAATCCCCGGATTGATCGGTGCGATCAAAATGCTGCTTCAGCGTGCCAAAATCCTGCTCCAGCCTGATGTCATGCCTTACCCGGTCTGGTGTGAGTAGTGAAGCCATATAGAAGCCTTTCATGGCCTCACGAGCATCGTGCAGAGATACCGCTGGAATCTTGTCAATCAGTCCCGGCAAGGATTTTATTCCCTCTTCCGCTTCATTGAGCATCGTTTTTATGTTCTCAGTCCTGAGAACAGCGTAGAGAATTTTCTCCCTTATGTTTTCTCTTTCCGAACGGCTGAAACCCGGAATAACCCCACCAGACACATCATTTACCAGACGTTTTCTGTCCTGTTTACTAAGCTCCCCGCCCTCAATAGCCTTCATCACCTGGTCATGCAACAAAACCTTTGCTTCACGCTCTCTGGCCCTTTGCGCTTTTGCGCTGCGAGTGGGAGAAAAAAAGGCAATCAGCCTTTTGAAAAGGTTTCCACGGGGTTTGACAATGATGACCTTTCTCCCCCCGAAAGTAGCGGAAGTGTCCTGCCCTGGTGCCCCCGACTCGCTAATCACTTCAAGCCGGGCTGCTTTTCGTTGTCTGCAAAACGTCTCAAGCTTCCCAACATTGTCCATTAAATCAGCGTACTGAGAACTCGCTTGTGTTCGTCCACCTGCACCTTCGATGCTCATAGTTATAGACCTCCCTGCCCAGGTAATTAAACAAATACAACGATAAACAAATAATTCCGTTATTGATCAATGCAACCGTCAAAATCAGGTCTTCAGCTCATCATGAGTATTCCGTCTCGCCTACCAATTTCATCAGCGGTTATCTTCTGTTTGGCCTCAAGATCTGCCTGATGCTGAGCCGGATCAAATGGATAGGTATCTTTGGCCGTTTTGTGGGTAAAGTTTTGCAAATGCAGAATATTTTCCCTGGCACCGCTCAGTCCACTGCCAGTCATGAAATGAGAGCTGGCTGCAGCTTCACCGGCTACCGTCACTGCCAAATTATGTCCATGGGCTTTTTCGGTAACAACATTTTGTTTAACCCGTTGCTGGCTCAGCGGAAAGACCGAAGCAAACTTTTGATTCATTTTATCCGATGTGGCCCCCAATGACGTTGATCGATCAATTCCGTAATAATGGGCGACCGCCTGGAACCAGGCTTTTTGAACCATCTTGACCCCCTCTTTGGCTTTTTTCACAGCCCCTTCTGCAGTGAGGGGATCCAGTCTTGAACCCAGGCTGCTCAGCTCCTTCTGCAGAATTTCATCCTCCAGCTTTTTACAATACTGATCAAAGGGTTCTGGCAACTCCATGCCTATGTAAACCAGATCCTTGTTTTCAAAACAGCGGGTCTGCATACCCTGATCCAGAGTCAGGCGCTCCAACTCTGCCAGATCCTCCGGGACAACGGCACTTTTTATCGATTCATCAGGCTGTCGCAAAAAAAATAGCTCTCCCGTAAGCAGCTTGTTGAAGTGCTGATGAAAATCTTTGTTAAAGACCACCATCTCCCTGAAATCCTGAAAAGTGTTCTGCTTCTGGTTGGGTAATGCCTTGCCTTTCTTAACTACGTTTTTCCAATCGCCCACCAGCTCATCTCTGACCAGCTGTAACTCCTCACCTTTCTTACGTTCAAAGTTTACCAGGCCAACCCTGTTCGTCCTGCTCTTTTTGGAGAACGCCTTACCTTTGTTAAATTCCCAGCTACAGACACCGTATGGCTTGGCAAAACTGAACAGATGATCGGTCATGTATCTGCCTCGCAGCCTGCTATTTTTCCCGTCAGCACAGATCAGCATATCCACGGATCGGTGCTTAAGCGCTCTCCCAGGGGTGTAATCCTTTGTTTTGGACAGTTGTGCTGAATCATAAGCGGGGTTGTAACGGGCTCTGATCTGGTAACCCTCCTCTCCCGGCTCAATCCTTTCCAGCTCAAAAGCAACGATTCTTTCCAGACTCGAAGGCACCTCGCTATCACTGGTTTGCTCATTATTCCTTGCAATTAATTCGGCCAGTCGATCATGCAATACTTCTTCCAGACGATCAGTCGCTATCTCGCCAATGCCATCGGGATGGACAATGCCATTGCCTTCCCCTCCTTCGCCAAAGAGTTCATGGTAGTGTTCACCCAGATAAAACTTCAGCATGTCCATCCATTTGCGGTCCAGCCTGACTATCTGAACCTTGTCATATTCAGAACTTCTTTTCTCAAAGAGGGAAACGTTGGCACCGGCTTCGAATTGTGACAAGGCTAACATCAGTCCCGTGAGGCCAGCTCCTTCGATAGCTACCCGAGGGTGAGTTCTGGCATCATCATGTTGCTTAATCAGCCAGTCGAGCTGCGCCAGATCAATTTGCTGCCCTCTTAGAGTGCCGATTTCCTGAATCTTTAACAGCTTGACGAGATAATCCTTCTGACCACTCCATTGTTCAGGCTGCGACAGCAGATTCAGATCCCATCGTCTACCTGCCGTTAACTGGATATCAAGTAATACACGACGCGACTCTGCTATTAGCTGTCCTTCCTTCTGGCTCAACTCTTCACCGGCTTTCAGGCGTTCTTTGATACCCTCTAAATCCAACTCTGTGACTTCAGCACTCAGTCGATCCAATTTCCGGCACACCTGAGCTTTATCCTTGTGGAATTGAGTCTCCAGGTGAATAACTCTGCTGGTCAGATCAAATCGAGCTTTTAGTCCCTGATGACGGGACATGTCTTGAATAAAACGATAGCTTTTTTCCAGTACCAAATCTCTTGGACGGCCGTGAATGGATGGCCGTTCGACGGTGGCATTAAAAAATATTTGTCTCAGCAGTCCGGCCAGGACTTGTTCACGATCTGGCTTATATTCGTCACTCCAGGTTGACAATAGATCGAAATATTCATCCTGCGGCAGGCGTTCGCGAAAAGAGTGAACGATTTCCTCAATCACCTCAGTGACCAGATATTCGTAAGCTATAGGTTGACGGGTTTCTTTAAAATGCTGTTCCAGCTTCTCAAGATCCTGACGCGTTGGGCTGTTATGGGATATTCGGTCAGGATCAAGCAGCAGAGTCGTGTAGTAGCCTTTAATGGCATCACGGGCCTTGTATAGAGATACGGATGGAATGCTGTCGGTCAGTGTTGGAAAGGTATTTATTCCCTGCTCTGCCTCACTCAGTATCATTCTCATGGACTTAGACCTGTACAAGGCATCAAGACTTCTATCCTTTATCTCTCGCCTCTCGACATTACTGAAACCCGGAATAATCCCCTTGGCCACATCATTTACAAGACGTCTTCTGTCCTGTTTATCCAGACCTTTGTCGCCAAGAGCCAGCAACACCTGATCATGCAACAAAGCCTTTGCTTCGCGTTCCCGGGCTCTCTGCTCTCTTGCACGACGGGTGGGAGAAAAAAAGGCAATCAGTCTTTTGAGCAGGTTCTGACGGGGTTTGACGCTGACGACCTTTCTCCCCCTGAAAGTAACCGGAGAGTCCTTCACTTCTGCACCCGAAATGCCAGTGACTTCAACCCGGCCCGTTTTTCCTTTTCTATGAATATTCTCAAGCTCTGTGACGTTGCGCATCAAATCAGCAAACTGAGAACCCGCAGCTTTTGGCCCACCTGCGTTACCGTCACTCATTGCAATAGGCCTCCCTGCCTGAGTTAATAAGTGCAAACAACGAAAAAAAACATTTCTAGCAGCCTGTCGGACTTAAGCGTCCGTAGCGAGGATTGCAAGAAATTGAGGATAAAAATCTCTGTTTCTGAGGAGAATAGCGAGCTATTTGACGAAGAAACAGGGATTTTTAGACCAATTTATTGCAACCGCACGACTGCATGGATGCAGGAGCTAGAGCAACGCAGGAGCAGTTGCCGTGTAGGACAGTCTTAAGTCCGACAGGCTGCTAGCTCGCCTGAGCCAGCCCCATCAGCTCCCGATTGGCCACAGTAAACATCACCATTTCGTGCACACTGGCACTACGAATTTCGGATAACATAGCCTGCCAGCGAGCCACCAGCCCCTGGTGCTGCACCATCCATTCATCCAGCTTAAGAGTAAGGTCTTCCTCTTCACTGCCGGTATTGAGTAATGCAACCGTCAAAGCGATCTGCTGCCAGGTCAACTCGTCACGAATACTATTACGGGCTAATGACTGCCAGTGATTGGTAACCTCTATATTGCCCAACTGTGCGCTGTACCAGTTCAGCTCCAGTCGCTCACCCACTGCAAAGTAAGTCCGGGCGACCTTTTCTATAGGCTGCCCGGTCTGATCGGCGGCCTGAATAATTGACAGGGCACTCAACAGGTGTCTCAGGCTACAAACGACTTTGGCCAGATTTTTTGGCACCTGATGACTGATCATCTCAGCCATTTTGCTATCCAGTTCTTCTCTCTCGGACTCACTGAGGTATTCAGTAAACGACTCGATAAAGCTACTGATCAGTGGACCAAAATGTTCAATACACTCTGCTGCTACCAGATCCTGACGTTTGAGCCGGATAAACCAGCGGCTGGCACGACGGGTCAGTTTGATCAGCGACACCATCATTTTCTGCTGCACACTGCTGGGAATCTGGTTATCCATATTTTCGATGGCCTGCCAGTAATCAGAGATACCGAAAACCTCCCGACTGACCATAAAGGCCCGGGCAATCTCCGCCGCACTGGCACCGGTGGTCTGATGAACCCTGAGCACGTGAGTGATCCCCATCATGTCAATCATGTGATTAGCTGTCTGGGTGGCTACAATTTCCCTTCTCAGACGGTGTTGATCAATCTGTTCTGAAAACTTTTCTACCAGAGTATCAGGGAAAGAGGTATGCAACTCACGGGTCATGTAGGGCTCATCAATAACATCCGAACTGATCAATGCTTCCTTGAGGTCCGCTTTACTGTATGAGATCAGCAACGACAATTCCGGACGGGTTAACCCCTGACCCGCTGACAACCGTTCTGCAAGGGCTTCATTATCAGGCAGGAACTCAATAGACCGGTCAAGTTTGCCTTCCCCTTCCAGGTACTCCATGAAGCGCCGGTATTCATCCATGCGATTGCGGACTTCTAATTCTGCCAGGGAAAGCGCCTGAGTCTGGCGATAGTTATTGGAAAGAACCAGTCTGGAAACATCGTCAGTCATGCGTTCCAGTAATGCATTGCGCTGTTTCACGGTCATGTCACCACTGGCGACAATATCGTTGAGAAGAATCTTGATATTTACTTCGTGGTCAGAGCAGTCAACCCCGCCAGAATTGTCAATAAAGTCTGTATTCAGTGCGCCACCCTGCAGGGAATACTCAACCCTTCCCAACTGGCTGAGACCCAGATTACCACCTTCACCTACCACTTTGGCCCTGAGCTCACAGCCGTTGATACGCAGTGGGTCATTAGCCTTGTCACCCACATCGGCATGACTTTCATTAATGGCTTTCACATAGGTGCCAATACCACCATTCCAGATCAAATCGACGGGAGCCCTTAGCAGCGAACGTATCAATTCATTAGGCGTCATTCGACCTGCTTTGATATCAAAGCGCTCCTTCATTTCGTTTGATATCGTGACGGACTTGGCGTTGCGGGAGAAGATCCCACCGCCCTTGGAAATCAGAGACTTGTCATAATCCTGCCAGCTGGAACGGGGAAGATTAAATAACCTCAGCCGTTCAAGATAACTGCGTTTTACATCAGGGTTTGGATCCACAAATATATGTTGATGGTTGAAGGCAGCGACCATTTCCAATGTTTCAGAAGAGAGCATGCCGTTACCAAAAACATCCCCGGACATATCTCCGACGCCAATGACCGAGATGGGATCTTCCTGAACATTCACTCCCCGCTCACGGAAGTGACGCTGTACCGAAACCCAGGCCCCTTTGGCAGTAATACCCATTTTCTTATGGTCATAACCGACACTGCCTCCGGAGGCAAAAGCATCGCCCAGCCAGAAGTCGTATTCGTGAGCAATCTCATTGGCAACGTCTGAGAAAGTGGCGGTTCCCTTATCAGCTGCCACCACCAGGTAAGTATCATCATCGTCATAAAATACGACAGACTTCGGATGGATAACATCGGATTCAGAAAGATTATCAGTGATATCCAACAAAGCACGAATAAACGTCTGATAACAGGCCACCCCTTCTTCCATAATGGCTTCCCGATGACCATCTACCGGCAGCTGTTTGGCAACAAAACCTCCTTTGGCACCCACCGGAACAATCAGGGCATTTTTGACCTGCTGAGCCTTGACCAGACCCAGAACCTCAGTCCGGTAATCTTCCACCCGGTCAGACCAGCGCAGCCCTCCCCGCGCGACTTTGCCACCCCGGAGATGGATACCTTCTACCCTGGGCGAGTAAACAAAAATTTCGTAAAGTGGCGCTGGCTTTGGAATATCAGGAATTTCCCGTGGTGACAATTTATAGGAAATATACGACTTTGTATTACCATCACAATCAAGCTGGTAGAAATTGGTTCTCAGGGTGGCCATGATCACACTCTGAAAACGGCGAACAATCTGGTCTTCAGTGAGCACCGTCACCTGATCCAGAGCCTCAAGAATCGCTTGCTGAATCTGCTGCTGTCGTCCAAGCCGTTGAGAGTTGGACAGAGACAACTCAGGGTTAAAGCGTGTTTCGAACAAGGCCACCAGCATGCGAGTAATTTCTATATTGTTGCATAAGGTTTCAGCAATATAAGTTTGACTGAAACCCATCCGAATCTGTTTGATGTACCGGGAATAGGATCGCAGCATGGCTACCTGACGCCAGCTCATACCACAAGCCAGCACCAGCAGATTAAACCGGTCATTCTCAGCTTCCCCGAACCAGACCTTTTCAAATGCCTCCTTGAAGGTCTTGTCAACTTTCTGGATATCCATCGACTTTTGTGGGTCATAGCACAACAGAAAGTCATGAATCCAGATCAGCTGACCATCGCTCTTGCGAATCAGGTAGGGATACTCAGCCAGCACCCTCAGCCCCAGGTTCTCAATAATCGGGATCTGGTCAGCCAGTGGCAGTGGTTCGATATAGTGATACAGCTTGAAATGAATACGCCCAGGCTCATCGTCCAGAGAGCGGTAGAATCCCATAGACAGTGTTGATTTTTCATTGATGCGCTCAAAGTGTTCAACATCAACAACCGCTGACTCTGGCGAAAATGCCTCTTTGTAACCGGCAGAAAATCCTGAGGCATATCTGGCAACCAGTTGATTGCCCTTGGCTTCGCCATTGGATTCCAGAAGCGCTGAACGAAACTCATCAATCCAGGAGCGGGTGGCCAGGGTCAGCTCATCATTGATCGCCTCCAGATCATACTCAATTCGCCCACGCAGCTTGAATATAAAGTGCACCCTGGCCAGAACAGACTCGGAAAAATACGTGGTGAACTCCGAGTCAACCGCACAGAGCCGTCGGCAGAGAATCTCTTCCATCTTGAGCCGCAGGCTGGTGCTATAGACATCTCGGGGGACAAACACCAGTGCGGAACAAAAAGTGCCATAAGGGTCCTGACGGATATAGATCCGGATCTTCTTGCGCTCCTGAATCCTGAGGATGGACATTGCCGTGGTGAACAGTTGCTCTCTGGGTGTCTGAAACAGTTCATCACGGGGGAAAACTTCCAGAACCTGCTCCAGATCCTTGCCGTGATGACTTTTGGGATCCAGCTCGGAACGCTCAATCACTTCCCGGGCCTTGTGATTGATATAAGGTATCGAGAAAGGGCTCTGACGATAAACCGGAGAGGTATAGAGACCCACAATTCTGGTCTCACCCACCACCGAGCCATCCTCTGCAAATTGTCTTACCGTGATGAAATCGGGATAAGCGGGACGATGAACACTGGATCGGACAGCCGCCTTGGAGAAGGAAAGCCAGTCTTTCTGCTCAAAGAAGTCCTTTTCTATAAAAGGCTCCAGTTCGTGCTGACCGATTTCCCCCTTATGGGTGGTTCTCAAAAGTCCCAGCAATGAATCGGAAGGACGAATAATCTGGCGCTGACCTTCACTTTCTGCCACCCGGAGCTCTTCGTAACCGAGAAACGTAAAGTTGTTGTTCAACAGCCAGTTCAGAAACTCCTTAACCTGCTCTGCCTGCCCCCCGACCATAGAGCTTGCCAACTGCTCGACACGACTCGACATGGACCGGTAGTCTTCAACCACCCTGGCCACATCAGCCATCACCGCGGCCACCTGCTCGGCAACGGCCTCCAGCTCTTCTTCATTATCCTGACGATCAATCTCTACGAAGATAATCGCTTCCCTGTGAACCGTGGCCTCGGTGCTCATATCGAACACCAGGTTAAACTGGCTGTCCCTGCGGTTATGAATGACGGTATTGCGCAGGTTATGTATGGTCAAGCCACGCTCATTCAGTTTCATTCTGAGGGAGTCCACCAGGAAAGGCATATCCCGATGAATCAGTCTGAGTATGGTATGGGTTGAGTGCCAGCCATGGTGGGGATAATCCGGATTCAATACCTCTATTTCCGGACTGTCAGGATCATGGTGCTGGATAAACTTCCAGAACGAAAGGGTTGAGCCCAGAAGGTCCCGACGCCTGCATTTGTTCAACTCCCGTCGGATATCCATGGAATAGTACTGGTACACAAATTCACGAAGGGCTTCTTTCTGCTGTTCGGGTATCTGGCTGCTTAACTCCTCAATAATTTTGTCCAGATACTCCTTTCGTTCCATAGTCTCGCGATGACCCATTCTGGCATCTCCGGTTTAGAAATGTATAGCCAACGGCCGTTGACGTCCTTGTCAGCCTGAAAATGACTTCGTCAACAGCTTCTGAATAATAACGGTTGCGTTCGAGAAATCTTTTGGCAGGAATGAGCACAATGAACAGGTTTATAGCCTGAAAGGAAACTTTTCAGGGAAAGACGCTGTCTAAAAGTGAATTTACCCGACCTGTTACTAACTTATCGGCCTTTGCGCTTTTATAAAAGAGTCTGAAGTCACTCTGTCCAGAATTTGAAAAGAAGCTGTCAGATAACGGACAGCTTCCCGTGGACGACTAGACCTGAGCGACTACTGAACCTATATTACAGAGTCTCTACCTGAACTATAGGTAAAGGCCTTGGGCTTTGCCCAAATGGACTTTCAACAGGGTCAATTATGGATGGATCCGCTGACGAAGCTGAGTGCAACAGGTAGAACAGGGTGAACCGAAGCGGCTGACACTATCGAAGCCTTATAAAAGCAATCTTATAAAAGCAGTAAGTACTCAGCCATACGGAATCGAATATTTCTGACTTATTGGGCAGTTGCTCTGCAAGGCGCAACGA
This window harbors:
- a CDS encoding NAD-glutamate dehydrogenase → MGHRETMERKEYLDKIIEELSSQIPEQQKEALREFVYQYYSMDIRRELNKCRRRDLLGSTLSFWKFIQHHDPDSPEIEVLNPDYPHHGWHSTHTILRLIHRDMPFLVDSLRMKLNERGLTIHNLRNTVIHNRRDSQFNLVFDMSTEATVHREAIIFVEIDRQDNEEELEAVAEQVAAVMADVARVVEDYRSMSSRVEQLASSMVGGQAEQVKEFLNWLLNNNFTFLGYEELRVAESEGQRQIIRPSDSLLGLLRTTHKGEIGQHELEPFIEKDFFEQKDWLSFSKAAVRSSVHRPAYPDFITVRQFAEDGSVVGETRIVGLYTSPVYRQSPFSIPYINHKAREVIERSELDPKSHHGKDLEQVLEVFPRDELFQTPREQLFTTAMSILRIQERKKIRIYIRQDPYGTFCSALVFVPRDVYSTSLRLKMEEILCRRLCAVDSEFTTYFSESVLARVHFIFKLRGRIEYDLEAINDELTLATRSWIDEFRSALLESNGEAKGNQLVARYASGFSAGYKEAFSPESAVVDVEHFERINEKSTLSMGFYRSLDDEPGRIHFKLYHYIEPLPLADQIPIIENLGLRVLAEYPYLIRKSDGQLIWIHDFLLCYDPQKSMDIQKVDKTFKEAFEKVWFGEAENDRFNLLVLACGMSWRQVAMLRSYSRYIKQIRMGFSQTYIAETLCNNIEITRMLVALFETRFNPELSLSNSQRLGRQQQIQQAILEALDQVTVLTEDQIVRRFQSVIMATLRTNFYQLDCDGNTKSYISYKLSPREIPDIPKPAPLYEIFVYSPRVEGIHLRGGKVARGGLRWSDRVEDYRTEVLGLVKAQQVKNALIVPVGAKGGFVAKQLPVDGHREAIMEEGVACYQTFIRALLDITDNLSESDVIHPKSVVFYDDDDTYLVVAADKGTATFSDVANEIAHEYDFWLGDAFASGGSVGYDHKKMGITAKGAWVSVQRHFRERGVNVQEDPISVIGVGDMSGDVFGNGMLSSETLEMVAAFNHQHIFVDPNPDVKRSYLERLRLFNLPRSSWQDYDKSLISKGGGIFSRNAKSVTISNEMKERFDIKAGRMTPNELIRSLLRAPVDLIWNGGIGTYVKAINESHADVGDKANDPLRINGCELRAKVVGEGGNLGLSQLGRVEYSLQGGALNTDFIDNSGGVDCSDHEVNIKILLNDIVASGDMTVKQRNALLERMTDDVSRLVLSNNYRQTQALSLAELEVRNRMDEYRRFMEYLEGEGKLDRSIEFLPDNEALAERLSAGQGLTRPELSLLISYSKADLKEALISSDVIDEPYMTRELHTSFPDTLVEKFSEQIDQHRLRREIVATQTANHMIDMMGITHVLRVHQTTGASAAEIARAFMVSREVFGISDYWQAIENMDNQIPSSVQQKMMVSLIKLTRRASRWFIRLKRQDLVAAECIEHFGPLISSFIESFTEYLSESEREELDSKMAEMISHQVPKNLAKVVCSLRHLLSALSIIQAADQTGQPIEKVARTYFAVGERLELNWYSAQLGNIEVTNHWQSLARNSIRDELTWQQIALTVALLNTGSEEEDLTLKLDEWMVQHQGLVARWQAMLSEIRSASVHEMVMFTVANRELMGLAQAS